One stretch of Aeromicrobium fastidiosum DNA includes these proteins:
- a CDS encoding MarR family winged helix-turn-helix transcriptional regulator encodes MGPRVVNEPSILTPSASLSFPDDLTILLHAAVDQLTTYLDRAAVDMGLNDARDWLVLAALDDGQHRTQLELSRVVSVDKTTLITVLDRLEKQQLIVRTVDPSDRRVRIPQITDTGRGVYATFATARDAAEARALDGVSAADRAVLLDILGRIARGPDAEAATSS; translated from the coding sequence ATGGGACCACGCGTCGTCAATGAGCCGTCGATCCTGACGCCGTCGGCGTCCCTCAGCTTCCCCGACGACCTCACGATCCTGCTGCACGCGGCGGTCGACCAGCTCACGACCTACCTCGACCGCGCTGCGGTCGACATGGGACTCAACGACGCGCGCGACTGGCTCGTGCTCGCAGCCCTCGACGACGGTCAGCACCGCACGCAGCTCGAGCTGAGCCGGGTGGTCTCCGTCGACAAGACGACGCTCATCACGGTGCTCGACCGCCTCGAGAAGCAGCAGCTCATCGTGCGCACGGTCGACCCGTCCGATCGCCGCGTCCGCATCCCGCAGATCACCGACACAGGGCGTGGCGTCTACGCGACATTCGCCACGGCTCGCGACGCCGCCGAGGCCCGCGCCCTCGACGGCGTGAGCGCCGCAGACCGGGCGGTTCTGCTCGACATCCTCGGCCGCATCGCACGCGGCCCGGACGCCGAAGCCGCTACTTCGTCGTGA